The Nostoc sp. 'Lobaria pulmonaria (5183) cyanobiont' genome window below encodes:
- a CDS encoding toll/interleukin-1 receptor domain-containing protein produces MKVFISYNSQDRKLAWQIADALRNADFQVWDETQLFPGDNWAEVIANELRESDAMVILLTPNSVYSPYMSAEVGYAIGEQGYKGRVIPVIAAPSEEISQLELEIPWILKKFGIIYLSNLEHDEEGLRNITQALKKAAA; encoded by the coding sequence ATGAAGGTATTTATCAGCTACAACTCCCAAGATAGAAAGTTAGCTTGGCAAATTGCTGATGCTCTGCGAAATGCAGATTTCCAAGTTTGGGACGAGACTCAACTCTTCCCAGGCGATAACTGGGCAGAAGTTATTGCTAATGAGCTTCGAGAGTCTGATGCAATGGTTATTTTACTAACGCCTAACTCAGTTTATTCTCCCTACATGAGTGCCGAAGTAGGCTATGCTATAGGCGAACAGGGCTATAAAGGTCGGGTAATTCCTGTCATTGCTGCTCCTTCTGAAGAAATTTCTCAATTAGAACTAGAAATTCCCTGGATTCTGAAGAAATTTGGGATAATTTACTTATCAAATCTTGAGCATGATGAGGAAGGTTTGAGAAATATTACCCAAGCTCTCAAAAAAGCTGCTGCTTAA
- a CDS encoding phosphoribulokinase, producing the protein MSRPIILGIVGDSAAGKTTLTRGIAQVLGPENVTIICTDDYHRYDRQQRAEIGITALHPNCNHLDIMQQHLSLLRTGQPILKPVYSHKTGKFEPPHYIKPNKFVIIEGLLGYSTRAARDSYDVKVYLAPPEELRTKWKVKRDTQKRGYTAEQVIAELEKRESDSAEFIRPQRQWSDIVISFYPPTGEDDETNGHLNVRLVLRPTIPHPDFTEIINSGYGNSDSAIRLGLDRDMSKPVDVLEVDGHATLEQVNKLEHIICSDMPHLRNICDRESNPELGKIAGTTGEALQSYPLALTQLIITYHMLKATQIYQ; encoded by the coding sequence ATGAGCCGTCCAATAATTCTTGGTATTGTCGGCGACAGCGCGGCTGGTAAAACAACACTAACGCGAGGAATTGCTCAGGTACTCGGCCCAGAAAATGTCACAATCATCTGTACAGATGATTATCACCGTTACGATCGCCAACAACGTGCAGAAATTGGCATCACTGCCCTTCACCCCAACTGCAATCACTTAGATATTATGCAGCAACATCTGTCGCTGCTACGCACAGGACAACCAATTCTTAAGCCAGTTTACAGCCATAAAACCGGCAAATTCGAGCCACCGCACTATATCAAGCCGAATAAATTCGTCATTATTGAAGGATTACTCGGTTATTCTACCCGTGCTGCTCGTGATTCCTACGACGTGAAAGTTTACCTTGCACCCCCTGAAGAACTACGCACTAAGTGGAAAGTCAAGCGGGATACGCAAAAGCGCGGCTACACTGCTGAACAGGTAATCGCGGAATTAGAAAAGCGCGAATCAGATTCAGCAGAGTTTATCCGTCCGCAGCGGCAATGGTCTGATATAGTCATTAGTTTTTATCCACCCACTGGGGAAGATGATGAAACCAATGGACACCTGAATGTTCGTCTGGTACTTCGTCCGACAATTCCCCATCCAGATTTTACCGAGATTATCAACTCTGGCTATGGTAATTCTGACTCTGCGATCCGCCTGGGGCTAGACAGGGATATGAGTAAACCTGTAGATGTCTTAGAAGTTGATGGTCATGCCACCTTAGAACAGGTAAATAAGCTAGAGCATATTATTTGTTCTGATATGCCTCATTTACGAAATATTTGCGATCGCGAAAGTAATCCAGAACTGGGTAAAATTGCTGGTACAACTGGAGAAGCACTCCAAAGTTATCCTCTGGCTCTGACTCAGTTGATCATTACCTACCACATGCTCAAAGCAACGCAAATTTATCAGTAA
- a CDS encoding PAS domain-containing sensor histidine kinase has protein sequence MNHSRFLDKSAPKQNTQQQNFSLAFLYQTINGISDPIFVKDRQHRWVLLNDTYCDFVGHSREELIDKSDYDFFPQAEADVLREKDELVFTANIPNENQNIFTDAQGITHLISTKKSCFEDETGNKFLVGSIRDIILQNEVGKIPSVTGRVTDTTNLMETCEALRETLEELQVVEEELRLQNEELAIARETAEFEHRRYQDLFDLAPDAYLVTDVDGIIKEANYVAAALLSVKQKFLLGKPFILFITESDHQTFMNQLANLQQVQDWEVYLQPRRGTAFPARIRMVAMYNSQGQQVGWRWLLGDISEQQAALRDRQQAEKNLHRMNAVLQAQHEASIDAILIIDENLTVTSFNQKFSQLWQIPAAILETRDDRQLLGWVLDKLVNPDEFLAKVEYLYQHPEESSHDEIFLKSGKIFERYSAPVRKQQGACSDTSPLENYYGRVWYYRDITEYKQAEAQLRASQQRLALLIEQTPLAIIEWNTNFQVQTWNRAAERIFGYTTEEMLGNHFEIVVPENARKHVNEILIALLTQQGGSFSVNENVTKDGRTIVGEWYNNPLVAADGQLLGVASMVLDITERKRAEEEQQKFVALIENSSDFIGIASMEGQIVYVNPAGLKMVGLSSLEVAKTKSLVDFYSPEAFAEFIEQITPLIFQHGSWQGEFHYRHFQTGIEIPTDCSLFMVKHPATGEPFCRVAIVRDITERKQAKEALLKSEAQLRQQAQELKVALRELQHTQTHLIQTEKMSSLGQLVAGVAHEINNPVNFIYGNLSPAKEYTQDLLSLLQLYQSHYPEPVLEIQDFADQIELDFLKSDFPQIINSMKVGADRIREIVLSLRTFSRLDEAEMKAVDIHQGIDSTLMILQNRLKGNDQRPTIEIIKEYGKLQLVECYAGQLNQVFMNILSNAIDALEESFMICPIPWENARNIEQRTSPQICICTQLQEPNQVIIRITDNGLGIPEDVKKQLFDPFFTTKPIGQGTGMGLAISYQIITERHGGSLECFSQLEQGAEFVIKIPLSQDTST, from the coding sequence ATGAACCATTCTAGATTTTTAGATAAATCCGCGCCAAAACAAAACACGCAGCAGCAAAACTTTTCCTTAGCATTTCTGTATCAGACAATCAACGGCATATCTGACCCAATTTTTGTCAAAGACCGTCAACATCGCTGGGTATTACTTAACGATACCTACTGTGATTTCGTCGGTCATAGCCGAGAAGAATTAATTGACAAGTCAGACTATGATTTTTTTCCGCAAGCAGAAGCTGATGTGTTGCGGGAAAAAGATGAACTGGTTTTCACCGCAAATATTCCTAATGAGAACCAGAATATTTTTACTGATGCTCAGGGTATAACTCATCTCATCTCTACAAAAAAGTCTTGCTTTGAAGATGAGACTGGTAATAAATTTCTGGTGGGTAGTATTCGTGACATCATTTTACAGAATGAAGTCGGTAAAATTCCGAGTGTGACTGGCAGAGTTACTGATACTACTAATCTTATGGAAACCTGCGAGGCACTTCGGGAAACCTTAGAAGAACTCCAAGTAGTTGAAGAAGAACTGCGCCTACAAAACGAAGAACTAGCGATCGCTCGTGAAACGGCTGAATTTGAGCATCGGCGTTACCAGGATTTGTTTGATCTCGCCCCAGATGCTTACTTGGTGACTGATGTAGACGGCATCATCAAAGAGGCTAACTATGTAGCAGCAGCTTTACTATCTGTGAAACAAAAATTTCTACTAGGTAAACCATTCATCCTGTTTATCACTGAATCAGACCACCAAACCTTCATGAACCAACTGGCAAATTTGCAGCAGGTGCAGGATTGGGAAGTCTATCTACAGCCACGAAGAGGTACAGCTTTTCCGGCTCGGATCAGGATGGTTGCGATGTATAATTCACAGGGTCAGCAGGTCGGCTGGCGTTGGTTGCTTGGCGACATCAGCGAACAGCAAGCTGCACTGCGCGATCGCCAGCAAGCAGAGAAAAACCTACACCGCATGAATGCTGTACTCCAAGCTCAACATGAAGCTTCCATCGACGCAATTCTGATTATTGATGAAAATCTTACAGTTACATCATTTAATCAGAAATTCTCCCAGTTATGGCAAATTCCTGCTGCAATCCTCGAAACACGCGACGATCGCCAACTTCTGGGATGGGTACTAGACAAACTAGTAAATCCAGACGAATTTCTGGCTAAGGTGGAGTATCTTTACCAGCATCCAGAGGAAAGCAGCCATGATGAAATTTTCCTCAAGTCTGGAAAGATTTTTGAGCGCTATTCTGCACCCGTGCGTAAACAGCAAGGGGCTTGTAGTGATACATCACCTTTAGAAAACTATTACGGTAGGGTTTGGTATTATCGCGACATTACCGAATACAAGCAAGCAGAGGCACAACTTAGGGCTTCACAGCAAAGACTGGCGTTGCTAATTGAACAAACACCCTTAGCCATTATTGAATGGAATACCAACTTTCAGGTTCAGACATGGAATCGAGCAGCAGAAAGAATCTTTGGCTATACCACAGAGGAAATGCTGGGAAATCATTTTGAGATCGTAGTACCTGAAAACGCTAGAAAGCACGTAAATGAGATTCTCATTGCCCTGTTAACACAACAAGGAGGGAGTTTTAGTGTGAATGAGAACGTCACTAAAGATGGTAGGACGATAGTCGGTGAGTGGTATAACAACCCGTTAGTGGCTGCTGATGGCCAGCTGCTTGGTGTTGCCTCAATGGTGTTAGACATCACAGAACGCAAACGAGCTGAAGAGGAACAGCAAAAATTTGTCGCCTTGATTGAAAATAGCAGCGACTTTATTGGCATTGCTTCAATGGAAGGACAAATTGTCTATGTGAACCCTGCCGGACTCAAGATGGTGGGACTTAGTAGCCTGGAAGTAGCCAAAACCAAATCCTTGGTTGATTTTTATTCTCCAGAAGCTTTTGCAGAGTTCATAGAGCAAATTACTCCTTTGATATTTCAACATGGTTCCTGGCAAGGCGAGTTTCACTATAGGCATTTTCAAACGGGTATAGAAATTCCCACTGATTGCAGCCTGTTTATGGTTAAACATCCTGCAACAGGAGAGCCTTTCTGTCGGGTAGCTATTGTTAGGGACATCACAGAACGTAAACAAGCCAAGGAAGCCTTGCTAAAGTCGGAAGCGCAACTACGACAACAAGCCCAAGAACTTAAAGTTGCACTCCGCGAACTTCAACACACCCAGACTCACTTAATTCAAACTGAAAAGATGTCCAGTTTGGGTCAACTAGTTGCAGGAGTGGCACACGAAATCAACAACCCAGTCAATTTTATCTATGGCAATCTCAGCCCTGCCAAGGAATACACCCAAGATTTACTTTCACTTTTGCAACTTTACCAAAGTCATTATCCTGAACCTGTGCTAGAAATTCAGGATTTTGCAGACCAAATCGAACTAGACTTTTTGAAATCAGATTTCCCACAAATAATCAATTCAATGAAAGTTGGGGCAGACCGCATTCGCGAGATTGTACTTTCCCTGCGAACATTTTCGCGCTTGGATGAAGCCGAAATGAAAGCTGTTGATATCCATCAGGGAATCGACAGTACTTTGATGATTTTGCAAAACCGCCTCAAGGGTAATGACCAACGTCCGACAATTGAAATAATCAAAGAATACGGTAAGCTACAGTTGGTTGAATGTTACGCGGGGCAGCTAAATCAAGTATTTATGAATATTTTGTCAAATGCGATCGATGCCTTGGAAGAGTCATTCATGATTTGTCCTATCCCTTGGGAAAATGCCCGAAACATAGAGCAAAGAACTTCCCCGCAAATTTGCATTTGCACCCAACTACAGGAGCCAAATCAGGTAATAATTAGGATTACCGACAATGGGTTGGGAATACCAGAAGATGTAAAAAAACAACTATTTGACCCCTTCTTTACCACCAAACCCATCGGTCAAGGTACAGGAATGGGTCTTGCCATTAGCTACCAAATCATTACAGAAAGACATGGCGGTTCCTTAGAATGTTTTTCGCAGCTAGAACAAGGCGCTGAGTTTGTGATTAAGATTCCCCTGAGCCAAGATACATCAACATAA
- a CDS encoding vWA domain-containing protein, with protein MLENRDYTLIIDKSGSMATQDQKGGRTRWVAAQESTLALASKCEQFDPDGITIYVFSGKFKRYENVTSSKVSQIFRENDPSGTTDLAGVLKHATDDYLQRKAAGQTKPNGETILVVTDGEPDDRKAVMRVIIEASRRIDRDEELAISFIQVGTDQQATRFLKVLDDELQSAGAKFDICDTITMEDMEDLSLSEVLLNAIND; from the coding sequence ATGCTAGAAAATCGTGATTATACCTTGATTATTGACAAAAGTGGTAGTATGGCAACCCAAGATCAAAAGGGTGGTAGAACTAGATGGGTTGCAGCCCAAGAATCAACTTTAGCTTTAGCTAGTAAATGTGAGCAATTTGACCCAGATGGTATTACTATCTATGTATTTTCTGGGAAATTCAAGCGATACGAAAATGTCACATCCAGCAAGGTATCACAAATTTTTCGAGAGAACGATCCCTCTGGTACAACTGACTTGGCAGGTGTGTTAAAACATGCAACTGATGATTACCTTCAACGCAAAGCAGCCGGTCAAACCAAGCCAAATGGTGAAACAATTTTAGTAGTTACTGATGGTGAGCCGGACGATCGCAAAGCAGTCATGAGGGTGATTATTGAAGCTTCTCGGCGCATCGATCGAGATGAAGAATTAGCCATTTCTTTTATTCAAGTTGGTACAGATCAGCAAGCTACCCGCTTTCTCAAAGTCTTAGATGATGAACTCCAAAGCGCTGGTGCTAAGTTTGATATCTGTGACACAATTACTATGGAAGATATGGAAGATTTGAGTCTATCGGAAGTGCTGCTCAATGCCATTAATGACTAG
- the obgE gene encoding GTPase ObgE — translation MQFIDQAKIEVEAGKGGDGIVAFRREKYVPTGGPSGGNGGRGGSVLFVAEENLQTLLDFRYNHRFQAEKGTRGGPNNCTGAAGKDLIIEVPCGTTIYDAETGELLGDLIEPQQTLQIAQGGKGGLGNQHFLSNRNRAPEYALPGLPGEIKQLRLELKLLAEVGIIGLPNAGKSTLISSLSAARPKIADYPFTTLIPNLGVVRKPTGDGTVFADIPGLIEGAAHGAGLGHDFLRHIERTRVLLHLIDATSDDVLRDYYTIKEELQAYGRGLAERPQILALNKIDAVDRETVDLEALATQLNHLSYAPVFVISAVTRTGLEPMLQEIWGILDQMKVPEEVEAFR, via the coding sequence ATGCAATTTATCGATCAAGCAAAAATTGAAGTTGAAGCTGGTAAAGGCGGCGATGGTATTGTCGCTTTCCGGCGAGAGAAGTACGTGCCGACTGGCGGCCCCTCTGGTGGTAATGGGGGACGAGGTGGTTCGGTATTATTCGTTGCTGAAGAAAACCTACAAACTTTGTTGGACTTCAGATACAACCATCGCTTCCAGGCAGAAAAGGGTACTCGTGGCGGGCCAAATAACTGCACTGGGGCAGCAGGAAAGGATTTAATTATCGAAGTTCCCTGCGGTACAACCATTTATGATGCTGAAACTGGCGAACTATTGGGGGATTTAATTGAACCTCAGCAGACTTTGCAGATTGCCCAAGGTGGTAAAGGCGGACTGGGAAATCAGCATTTCTTGAGTAACCGTAACCGCGCCCCCGAATATGCCCTCCCAGGATTACCAGGGGAAATAAAGCAGCTGCGTCTGGAGTTAAAACTTTTGGCAGAAGTGGGGATTATTGGCTTACCAAATGCTGGTAAATCCACTTTAATTTCATCTTTATCAGCTGCACGTCCAAAAATCGCAGATTACCCTTTTACTACCCTCATCCCAAATTTGGGTGTAGTGCGGAAACCTACTGGCGATGGTACTGTTTTCGCCGACATTCCCGGACTAATTGAGGGAGCAGCGCACGGTGCAGGTCTGGGACATGATTTCTTGCGCCACATCGAGCGCACGCGGGTGCTACTTCACTTAATTGATGCTACTAGTGATGATGTGCTTAGAGATTACTACACAATTAAGGAAGAATTACAAGCTTATGGACGGGGTTTAGCAGAACGTCCGCAAATTTTGGCGCTGAATAAAATTGATGCAGTCGATCGGGAAACTGTCGATTTGGAGGCGTTAGCCACCCAACTTAATCATCTCTCCTACGCCCCGGTTTTTGTGATTTCAGCAGTTACTCGCACCGGGTTAGAGCCGATGTTACAGGAAATTTGGGGAATTCTCGACCAAATGAAGGTTCCTGAAGAAGTGGAGGCATTTAGATAA
- the aroA gene encoding 3-phosphoshikimate 1-carboxyvinyltransferase, which produces MDTIAIPALNRPVDATVEIPGSKSLTNRALLVAALAQGDSILENALFSEDSEYFAKCVEQLGIPITLNPQLAQIQVAGRGGDIPAKQADLFVGLAGTAARFISALVALGNGEYRLDGVSRMRERPMGDLLTVLQTGGATINFEGNSGFMPYTIYSRQFAGGNFRLKANQTSQQLSALLMIAPYAQQDTIVEVEGTLVSQSYVKMTCRLMADFGVEVIQIGDNQFQIKAGQLYQARHYTVEPDASNASYFFAAAAVTGGRVRVKHLTKQSCQGDILWLNVLEQMGCQIKDSDDYTEVTGPKQLQGIDIDMNDISDLVQTLGAIAPFASSPITIRNVEHIRYKETDRIKAVVTELRRLGVEVEEFADRLKIQPGPITPAAIETYHDHRMAMAFAVTGLKVPGIVIKDPGCTAKTFPDYFTRFFQMLEQ; this is translated from the coding sequence GTGGATACCATTGCAATTCCTGCTCTGAATCGGCCAGTGGATGCCACGGTAGAAATTCCTGGTTCTAAAAGTCTTACCAATCGAGCGTTGCTTGTCGCTGCGTTAGCGCAAGGTGACTCCATTTTAGAAAATGCCTTATTTAGTGAAGATAGCGAGTATTTTGCCAAATGCGTAGAGCAGTTGGGCATTCCCATTACTTTGAATCCTCAACTGGCACAAATTCAAGTGGCGGGAAGGGGAGGTGACATTCCAGCTAAACAGGCAGATTTATTTGTGGGTTTGGCAGGTACAGCAGCACGGTTTATTTCGGCGCTGGTGGCACTAGGGAATGGCGAATATCGCCTAGATGGCGTTTCTCGGATGCGAGAACGACCGATGGGTGACTTGTTGACGGTGCTGCAAACGGGTGGAGCAACCATTAACTTTGAGGGAAACTCCGGGTTTATGCCGTACACCATCTATAGTCGGCAATTCGCTGGCGGCAATTTTCGCTTAAAAGCCAACCAAACAAGTCAGCAACTTTCGGCATTACTGATGATTGCGCCTTATGCTCAACAAGACACAATTGTTGAGGTTGAAGGTACGTTGGTTTCTCAGTCTTACGTCAAAATGACCTGTCGTCTGATGGCAGACTTTGGCGTGGAGGTGATTCAAATCGGCGATAATCAATTTCAGATTAAAGCAGGTCAACTTTACCAAGCTCGACATTACACTGTAGAACCCGATGCGTCAAATGCTTCTTACTTTTTTGCCGCCGCCGCCGTCACGGGTGGACGGGTGCGGGTAAAACATTTGACTAAACAATCTTGTCAAGGTGATATTTTGTGGCTGAATGTTTTAGAACAAATGGGTTGCCAAATTAAGGATTCGGATGATTACACCGAAGTGACGGGGCCAAAGCAATTGCAAGGCATCGACATTGATATGAATGATATATCAGATTTAGTGCAAACATTAGGAGCGATCGCCCCCTTTGCCAGTTCCCCAATTACCATTCGTAACGTGGAACATATTCGATATAAAGAAACCGACCGAATTAAAGCTGTTGTCACAGAGTTGCGTCGGTTAGGTGTTGAGGTTGAAGAATTTGCAGATAGACTGAAAATTCAGCCTGGCCCCATTACCCCGGCAGCAATTGAAACCTATCACGATCATCGAATGGCGATGGCTTTTGCTGTCACTGGCTTGAAGGTTCCAGGGATTGTAATTAAAGATCCTGGTTGTACAGCGAAGACTTTTCCAGATTACTTTACCCGATTTTTCCAAATGTTAGAGCAATAA
- a CDS encoding CoA-binding protein, with the protein MPNLKEDDNALREVLIQARTIAVVGHSDKRDRTSYQIAQFLRQKGYTVYAVNPLIQEIDGQRSYAALPELPEPVDIVNIFRRSEYLPEILDEAISINAKTVWTQLGICHQPSAQKAIDAGLNVVMDACIKIEYLRLRVGSTGDV; encoded by the coding sequence ATGCCAAACCTTAAAGAAGATGATAACGCCCTGCGTGAGGTGTTAATCCAAGCCAGAACCATCGCTGTTGTGGGTCACTCTGATAAACGCGATCGCACCAGTTATCAAATCGCCCAATTCTTGCGGCAAAAAGGCTATACAGTCTATGCCGTCAACCCCCTAATTCAAGAAATTGACGGTCAACGCAGTTATGCTGCACTCCCAGAATTACCCGAACCCGTGGATATTGTTAATATATTTCGTCGTTCTGAGTACTTGCCAGAAATTTTGGATGAAGCAATTTCTATCAATGCTAAAACTGTATGGACACAACTGGGTATCTGCCATCAACCATCAGCACAAAAAGCTATAGATGCAGGACTCAATGTGGTTATGGATGCTTGTATCAAAATTGAATATCTGCGGCTGAGAGTAGGTTCAACAGGGGATGTTTAG
- a CDS encoding toll/interleukin-1 receptor domain-containing protein: MIPSEAFLSHSSQDQEFVSKLAEVLRHHGIPVWYSKTNILGAQQWHDEIGNALKRCDWFLVVLSPNSVDSMWVKRELIFTLQQNRFENKIVPIIYQPCNYEQLSWVLSSFQMINFQEAFEDGCRDILRIWGVGYQLR; encoded by the coding sequence ATGATTCCAAGTGAAGCTTTTCTTTCCCATTCAAGCCAAGATCAAGAATTTGTTTCTAAATTAGCAGAAGTTCTGCGTCATCATGGCATTCCAGTTTGGTACAGCAAAACGAACATTTTAGGTGCACAGCAATGGCATGATGAGATTGGAAATGCGCTAAAAAGATGTGATTGGTTCCTTGTAGTACTTTCTCCAAACTCAGTAGATTCAATGTGGGTTAAGCGGGAGTTAATATTCACCCTGCAACAGAATCGTTTTGAAAATAAGATTGTTCCAATTATTTATCAACCTTGCAATTATGAGCAGCTTTCTTGGGTGTTATCGAGCTTTCAAATGATAAATTTTCAAGAAGCTTTTGAAGATGGTTGTCGTGATATTTTACGTATATGGGGCGTAGGCTACCAGTTACGTTAG
- the radC gene encoding RadC family protein: MTYCLRIADLPTNERPRERLMTHGAKILATAELIAILLGTGQGPGKLSAVGLGQYILSELGKHQRDPLVVLREVSPAELMQISGVGPAKATSILAAIELGKRAFQSRPNDGTLIDSPLAAAATLSQDLMWQTQERFAVVLLDVKNRLLGTQVITIGTATETLASPRDIFREVIRQGATRVIVAHNHPSGNLEPSQEDIELTRQLLAGAQLLGIPVLDHLILGNGNHQSLRELTTLWDEHPQGD; encoded by the coding sequence ATGACCTATTGCCTCAGAATTGCCGACCTACCTACAAATGAGCGTCCGCGTGAGCGATTAATGACGCATGGTGCAAAAATTTTAGCCACAGCAGAGTTAATCGCAATTCTTCTAGGCACTGGTCAAGGGCCGGGAAAACTATCTGCTGTGGGTTTGGGACAATATATCTTGAGCGAATTAGGCAAACACCAACGCGATCCTTTGGTAGTTCTGCGAGAAGTTAGCCCTGCTGAGTTAATGCAAATTTCTGGTGTTGGCCCAGCGAAGGCGACAAGTATCTTAGCAGCAATTGAATTAGGTAAACGCGCTTTTCAATCTCGTCCTAATGATGGCACATTAATTGATAGCCCACTTGCTGCTGCTGCTACTCTCAGTCAAGATTTAATGTGGCAGACACAAGAACGTTTTGCAGTGGTGCTGTTAGATGTCAAGAATCGCTTATTGGGTACGCAAGTAATTACCATTGGTACTGCAACCGAAACCCTAGCCTCTCCCCGTGATATTTTTCGAGAAGTTATTCGTCAAGGTGCAACGCGGGTAATAGTTGCCCACAATCATCCTTCTGGGAACCTTGAACCGAGCCAGGAAGATATAGAATTGACGCGTCAGTTGTTAGCAGGGGCGCAGCTTTTGGGCATTCCAGTACTAGATCATCTGATTTTGGGCAATGGCAATCATCAAAGTTTACGGGAACTGACAACCTTGTGGGATGAGCATCCACAGGGGGATTAG
- a CDS encoding vWA domain-containing protein, whose protein sequence is MMSDRDYTLIIDKSGSMSTPDQVGGRSRWEIAQESTLALARKAEQFDPDGITVYVFSGRFKRYDDVTSAKVAQIFLENDPSGTTNLAGVLQDALNNYFQRKAAGKTKPNGETILVITDGEPDDRKAVFEVIIHATRQMERDEELGISIIQVGSDAQATKFLKALDDQLQSVGAKFDICDTVTLDDLEEMSLVDVLTNAITD, encoded by the coding sequence ATGATGAGCGATCGCGACTATACCTTAATCATTGACAAAAGCGGTAGTATGTCTACACCCGACCAAGTGGGCGGTAGAAGTAGATGGGAAATCGCGCAAGAGTCTACTCTCGCTTTGGCCAGAAAGGCTGAACAGTTTGATCCCGATGGCATTACCGTTTACGTGTTTTCTGGGAGATTTAAACGTTATGATGATGTCACCTCAGCCAAAGTCGCCCAGATATTTCTCGAAAATGACCCTTCTGGCACAACAAACTTAGCAGGTGTACTTCAGGATGCTCTCAATAACTACTTTCAACGCAAAGCAGCTGGTAAAACCAAGCCAAACGGAGAGACAATTTTAGTCATCACCGATGGTGAACCAGACGATCGCAAGGCTGTGTTTGAAGTCATCATTCATGCTACTCGCCAGATGGAGCGTGATGAAGAATTAGGAATTTCGATTATTCAAGTAGGTTCAGATGCCCAAGCAACTAAGTTCCTCAAAGCTTTGGATGACCAGTTACAAAGTGTTGGCGCTAAATTTGATATTTGCGATACCGTCACTTTAGACGACTTAGAAGAAATGAGTCTTGTAGATGTATTGACGAACGCAATAACTGACTAA
- a CDS encoding class I SAM-dependent methyltransferase — protein sequence MTTKTLGLEQNLHDYLLSVSLREPEILTQLRQETAQYPIGRMQIAPEQGQFLALLVQLLGAKKTLEIGVFTGYSSLVVALALPKDGKVVACDISEEFTTIARRYWQQAGVADKIQLHIAPALQTLDRLLATKEAETFDFAFIDADKSNYDGYYERSLQLVRPGGLIAIDNVLWSGKVADPQMQDNRTKRIRAFNQKLHQDQRVSLSLVAIADGLTLALKK from the coding sequence ATGACAACTAAAACATTAGGACTCGAACAAAACCTCCACGACTATTTACTGTCAGTCTCTCTCCGAGAACCGGAAATTTTAACCCAGCTGAGACAGGAAACAGCCCAGTATCCGATAGGGAGAATGCAGATTGCTCCCGAACAAGGGCAGTTTTTAGCGTTACTGGTGCAATTATTGGGAGCTAAGAAAACTTTGGAAATTGGGGTATTTACAGGTTATAGTTCCCTGGTGGTGGCATTGGCATTACCAAAAGACGGTAAAGTGGTAGCCTGTGATATCAGTGAGGAATTCACAACGATCGCTCGGCGCTATTGGCAGCAAGCAGGAGTGGCGGATAAAATTCAACTGCACATTGCCCCAGCTTTGCAGACTTTGGATCGGCTACTGGCAACAAAAGAAGCAGAAACTTTTGATTTTGCCTTTATCGATGCAGATAAGAGCAACTATGATGGCTATTATGAGCGATCGCTGCAATTAGTGCGTCCGGGAGGATTGATTGCGATCGATAATGTCCTCTGGTCAGGCAAGGTTGCCGACCCCCAAATGCAAGATAATAGAACTAAAAGAATTCGTGCTTTTAATCAAAAACTGCATCAAGACCAGCGAGTTAGTCTTAGTTTAGTAGCGATCGCAGATGGCTTAACTTTGGCACTGAAAAAGTAA
- a CDS encoding salt stress protein, Slr1339 family, with protein sequence MDSIDKLLAELQTEYKEVQPQQQQSKSVVAKSFISSSPKSASLMDNLLAEVKANFAQEDAAIELKRQQEVEQERIRQEQFKAKQLEALKVQAKEWLAKVDPLSSEGLWFERFAESYSSKLEAAIEYLRSNE encoded by the coding sequence ATGGATTCTATTGATAAGCTATTAGCTGAACTCCAAACTGAATACAAAGAAGTACAACCACAACAGCAGCAGTCAAAATCAGTTGTAGCCAAATCGTTTATTTCATCATCGCCAAAGTCGGCATCTTTAATGGATAATCTTTTGGCAGAAGTTAAGGCTAATTTTGCCCAAGAGGATGCTGCTATTGAGTTAAAAAGACAGCAAGAAGTAGAACAAGAACGAATTCGACAAGAACAATTCAAAGCCAAACAACTAGAAGCTTTGAAAGTGCAAGCGAAAGAATGGTTAGCCAAAGTAGATCCACTTTCGTCTGAAGGACTTTGGTTTGAAAGGTTTGCGGAAAGTTACTCCTCAAAATTAGAGGCAGCGATTGAATATTTAAGAAGCAATGAATAA